The window TTGGTGGGGTCTAGTCTAATTGGTTGATATTAATATGCTATCGATTGCGATAAATAATTGTTGATCCGCGTCAGGACCTTACTTGGGAGCCATGGCATTCTGACAGACCTGTCAGGCCTGCGCCAGTAGCGTTCCAGCTTGTTTTAGGCGATCATTGCGTCCCTCCGGGGACATTGTTTAATACATGACGGAGAGTTTTTGTTATCAGTGCTTTGGAATAGGCCCGATTGCATTAATGCAGAATTCTGCAATATCCATGACGATCGGGTGGTCCGCGGTGATGGGCGGTTGCATGTCGCTGCTTAGGCCAGGGACGTAGGACTTGATCTGTTCGGCGAGGGGGCCGATCAGGGATTCCGCCAACGCGCCAACCAGCGCTGCGCCGCTGACCTCCGGGTTCTGTGGACGTAGCGCCGCTGACTTGACGCCTTCCGCTATGGTCTGGCTGAAGAGTTCTGCGTAAGCCTGGCGGTAGTTCAGACGTTCTTGGTCCAACACCGGATCTACGGGTTCAGCAATGAGCGCATAGGCCAGACGTCTGCCGCGCAAGGCTCTGCGCGCGAAGGTGGCGATAGCAAGACGCAGACGGACATCAATGTCGCCTGATGCGTTGAGAGAGGCTGCGACCTGATCCACTTCGCGCTGGGTGACATGGCGAAAGACTTCGGCGCAGAGCGTGGATTTGTCCGGGAAGTAGCGGTACACAGTTCCTGTGGCGACGCCGGCGCGAGCGGCGATAGCCGCTACCGAGGCTCCTTTGAAGCCGGCTTCGGAAATGAGTTCTTCCGCGGCTTTGAACAGGCGCAATTTGATGGTTTCTTTGCGCGCCCGCACTTTCTCTGTTTCTCGGTAAGCCATGGGGCGATTGACGCGGTCTGTTGCAGTAAGGGAAAAGTAAGTGCGTGAAAGTATTACGAAGTTTCAATAAATATAAAAGAGGTTTCCTTCCCTGATGAGTTGTTCCCCGCAGTAAGCCGCGACGGATTTTCCCATGCGGCGTCAGATTGACGCTCCATCGGAAAATCCGTCGCCCAGGAATGTCCGGTGATAAACGACTTCTGTAAATTCGGTGGCCCAAGGGGCTGGCGGTTGCTGAATCGTGGGCGATGACTAAACTGATTTAAGGGAACCTTCATATGACGCCCGTATTGTTTTGATGCAAAACAACAAACGCCAACACCCCCGTTATTCGCTGCAACATGAGGCGCTTATCGTGGCCAAAGGGTTCACCCCTGCTTCCTGCGGGGTGGCCAACATTTGTGCTGGCGGTATGTTGTTGTCCGATATCGATTCGGAGAAACTGGCCCATCATTTGAGGGAAAAGCCCGATTGCCGGGTGGAAGTGCATATTTTCTGCCAATACAACGGTAGCGAGCATCATCTTCGGTTGCTGGCCGACACCCGCAGGGTGGAGGGGCGTAAAGTGGGGATTGAGTTTCTGCAGTCCCAGCCGCAGCTGGTGGAAATGATGCTCAAGATCCGGCAAAGCGCGCCCAACATGCCTTCCTATACCACCCGCAGCAAACGACAGAAGTTGAAGGAATGGTTCGAGAATGCGGCGGAACGTCTCATCGGCAATATGCTGGAAACATTCTTCACCAATATCGAAACTGAGTTGAACACCCGCATCGCCTCCAGCGCGGTGTTGCGCGACATCAATGCGTTCCGGGATGCGAAAGTTCTGTTTACCCAGGGACGCAAAAAATTCAAAAAAGATTTCATCGAGCATTGGCATCAGGAACTGGATTTACTCTTCGGCTCCCGTCCTATGGGCGAGTGGACGTCTAGCGAGCTGGAGTTAGTGGATAAGACTCAGTTTGAGGACTGGCTGGAAGTTCAAATGGTGGCGACGGCGGTGGCGAACCGACAGCGCACCCGTCTGTTCATGCTGAACCAGATGATCAGTCAGGTATCAGGCAAGGATATTGATGACCGCTGGAACCCGATTGGACCGGCGGTGCTTTGTCAGTGCCTGCATTACGCGGTGAACTCTCTGCAGACGCCTGATCCAGCTAAGCCGGTGCTTTATCTGGCGTTTGAGCGTTTGCTCACGCGGGAGTTGGGAGATTCTTCCGACGAATTTATTGATATGTTCAAGTCCCATGGCCTCAAAGCCGTGCCCTTGGATCAGATGCGCACGAACTGGTCGGAAGGCCGCTCAAAACAGCGCTCGCCGGAGCCAAAAATTACCGAAGGCGCGGCTTCGGATCTGGAAAGTTTGGATTTCTCTCAAGACGCCCCCGTCGCTTCTGCGCCTTTACATCCCAGAATGCGCGCGCCTCGCGGCAGCATCCTCAGTCTGGTCAGAATGCAGCGTGGAGGGTATACGCCTTCCCGGGGCGTGTCAGAGCCGGGCGCGGATTACGAATATGGCGCAACCCAGCTTTTGCAGGATCTGCAGCAAAACCAGCGCGAGCTGTTAGGTTCTCTGGCGCAGCAGGACGGAACCATCCGGGAAGTCGTCGAAATCATGGCGGAAGGCGGGCGTGTGCATATGCCTTCCGACTCTCAGGAGGTTTGGGATCGCGTTGATCTGGTGGACCGTATTTTCGCGCCACTGTCTTCGCGCAATATGCCTACTGAGCTTAAAGGGCTGATCAACCAGCTGCGCATGCCGCTGCTTTTTTTGCTGCTGAAAGACAGCACTTTCCTGGATGACAGCCGACATCCCGCCCGGAGCGTGCTCAACCACTTTATGGCTCTGGCCTCCGCTGACCGGGTTTCCAGCAAAAGCCTGGAAAAAGTACTCAATGAAGTCATTGATGAACTCTCCGCGGGCCGCTTGGATGCGGCGTTGCTGGAGTCGGTTTCCAGCCGCCTGGAGCAACTGGTGGAGCGGCAGGAACGCGCCTTCGTTCGCAACGCGGAACGCATCGCCAAGACCTGCGAGGGCCGTGATCGCCTGAAGCGGGCGCGTAAGGCGGTCTCTCGACGCATCAGCACTTTATTAGCGGGCGCCCAGGTGGCGGACGTTGTGCTGGAGTTGCTGGCGGCGGGATGGGAAAACTTTATGGTGTTGGCGCTGCTGAAAGAAGGCGGCGATAGCGACAGCGTAGCTGACTACTTCGCCGTTATTGAGCAGTTACACGACTGGCTTGGTAAAGATAACGACAGCGAGGATCTGGCGTTTGAGCGCGAGCTTGAAGGCCCCGCAATGCTGGATTTGATTGATAAAGAGCTGGCCAGCAGCCCGGACCCCCAGAAGGCCTCCGCCGTTTGCAAAAAGTTACGCGCCATATTTGCAGATGATTTGGCGGTTACTTACACTTTGGTCGCCGCTTACCCCACTGCCGAGGAAGCCGATGAAATCGGCGCTGAGAGCGATTCTGAGCTGGCGGAACGCTGGCAGGAAAGAGCGCACCAGTTGCAGGTGGGGGATTGGGTGGAAATGTGCGAGGCGGATACTACTCAACGCATGCGTCTGGTGTGGGTTGGGGAGGATGCTTATAAATTTGTCTTTCTAACCCCCCAGGGTTTACATGAGGTGCACTTGGACTATAGCGATTTGGTGACAAAGTTGGATCGGGGGCAGCTTGCGCGAGTGCAAGAGGGAGAAGTACCTTTTGTCGACCAAAGCCTTTATTCAATTGTCCAGGACCTCTACCACAAGATGGCCATTCAGGCCGTTCACGACCCGCTTACCGGGTGTATGCACCGGCACGAATTCGAAAAGCAATTGCAGTATCTCGCCACCTGGGTGAAAAACAACGACGAAACTGCGGCGTTGATCGTTTTCGATATTGATCAGTTTGGCGCGATCAACAGCAACTATGGCAACGCTATTGGCGATCGCCTGCTGCGTGACTTCAGCCTGCTGGTCGATAGCTGGCTGGATGAGTTGCGGATTGAGCTTAAGTTGGGACGTATCGGCGGCAATGAGTTCGCCCTTTTGGTTTCTCCTGCAAGTCAGGATGTTGCGTTGGACGCGGCGGAGCGAGTCTGCAAGCAGTTTTCCAAGCACCGCTTTGAAGCCGGGGAAGGGCATTTCTCCGCGGCTCTCAGTGTCGGCGTCGTCATGATTAATGGCGGCAGTACTGACGCCAGCGCCTTATTGAATCACGCCAGCCTGGCGTGCCGCTCCGCCAAGCGCGCCGGCGGCAGCCGGGTAAAACTGTTCCTGGAAGAAGACCGCGATCAGGTGTTCCAACAGGAAGTCCTGCATTGGGTTTCCCGGATAGATCAGGCGATAGACGATTGCGATTTGTGGTTACGCGCGCAGCGTATTCAATCGATGGATAAATCCAGCGATGAGCACTTCTATGAAATATTGCTGGGCCTGAACGATCAGAACGGCAAACCGATTTCTCCAGCCGCTTTTATCGAGGCGGGAGAGCGCTATAAGCGCTCCATATATATTGATCGCTGGGTGGTGGATAACGTACTGGCCTGGATGCGCGCCAATCCCGCCAAGCTGGAAAACATGGGTGGTTTTACCATTAACCTGTCAGGACATTCGCTCAGTGACGACGGTTTCCTGGAGTTTCTTGAGGGGCACTTCCGTAAGGGCGGTTTTCCTGCACAGAAAGTTTGTTTCGAAATCACTGAAACCGCCGCGGTCGCCAGCCTGCACTACACCGCTGACTTTATCCGTGAACTGAAGCGCACTGGCTGCCGATTCGCGTTGGATGATTTCGGTACGGGCTTCTCTTCCTACGCCTACTTGCAAAGTCTCCCCGTGGACTTTCTTAAGATTGACGGCGTGTTCGTCCGCGATATACACGAAAACATGACCAATTACGCCATGGTGCGCTCTATTAATGAATTAGGGCGTTTCATGGGTATGGCGACGATCGCCGAGTGCGTGGAGAGTGTGGAAGTGCTGGAAGCCCTGAGTGAGATTGGCGTGGATTGGGTGCAAGGGTATATCGTCAGTAAACCGATTCCTTTGCTGGATCTTTAGCTCCGCATTACTACATTTTCCTCTCCGACTACGGTATCCCCCCTATATTTTGTATTCAGCTCATTTGAGTTGGGATGTGAGGTTTTGCGTTATGGATGGCGGCCTCAATCCCTTGTCTGGCAATGCTTACAGAAAATCACAGTTTGATACAAAATTCTTCTCATAGAACATTTGCAGAGTCTCATCGCTCAACTATAAATAGGTTGAAAATTCCCAGAGGACATAACAACAAAGGATAGCGACCACATACTCTGTCTTTTGGAGGTAACCCCATGAGCGACATTGAAAACGACGACTTTGAAGATCTGGAGCCAACCTATGATTCCGGCGCGGCTGATTCTGATGATGAGGGTGCGGCTGCTAAACAGGCTGCGGATTCAGAGGCACAGTCGCTTGCGATAAAGAACAAAATTCGGGAGCAGTTACAGAGCGATATTGAAGCCTTCCTGCAACGCGGAGGTCAGGTGCAAACCATTGCTAACGATGTGCGCGCGGACCCGCCCCGAAAACCGGATATGCAGTATGGCAGTAATCCAATATAACGACTAAATTGCATGGCGCTGTGAGGCCCGTTTCGATGCATGATAGGCGTCGGACGGGTAACTCGGCGCTTACTGGTTTTGCTGTTAAGTCTTTGTTCTGATTGTCAATAATATTTCCCCTCCTTGCTTTTCTTTAATTCCTTGCCTGAGACCTGCGTCACGCTATTGCTGTGAGATTTTTCCTTCTTTATACTCTCCCTTCGCAGCGTGCACTCATCAAATAATAAATTGCGTTGAAAACAAGATAATAATAAGGAAAACACAATGGACGTCCTGATTCTGCTTATGGGCCTTACGCTCATTACTGCAGGGTGGGTCCTGATATGGGAGTTCACCCGGTTTCTCCACTGCGCTTACGCCGTTCAAGGACGTGTCGTGTCACTTGAGCCTGGTTACGGTATGCGCAAAAAAATGGCGCAGCCTGGCAAAGCGTCTTACAGCTTCTTTCCTGTTATCGAATATCAATGGCAAGGCGATAGAATTCGCTTCACCTCTCTTGACGACAAGTGTATCGCCGGTCTGCAGATTGGCGACCAGGTACAACTGTCATTCTCCCGTTCCCGTCGCAAACACACGCGTATTGGTCGTCTGGTGGCGTTGATGATCGCCTCCATGACCATGCTGGTTGCAGGCATCCTCGGTGGCGCCATGTTGCTGGGACAGCAGGTGGATGTTATTCACATCCTGCTCGGTTCGGTGGTGTTGGCTATTTGCCTGTTCATTATTGTGCTTTACCTGCGTCAGCAGGACGAAACCGCCGCCGACAGCGTTCACCATGTACGCCGTCGCGTGCTTAACTGCGTGTTTCTTCAGGAGCCCACCAATGTATGTCATTGGCGCGCTTTATTTACCAACCGCAGACAGCGTCGTCGCATATGGGCGTCGCGGGTGCTGGGCGGAGGTTGTCTGGCGACAGGGGCTTTTCTGTTCGCGGCGGCTTTTTTTCTTGGCGGCGCTGGATTGGCGCCACAACTATCGGGCGGCGATTACACCGCGGATGCTGAGTTTGTTCAACCTGCTGCAAGTCGTGTCGTACAGCATACGGTCATTCGAAACTAGTCTTTATGGGCGCGCTAACTGAGTCAGGGGAGGGCGGCTCCTTCTCAGTACGCCGAGCGCCGCCCATGCTGTCTCCTCACTAAACTTCGTTATTACTTCGCCCTAACGCAGAGCTCATATCTGTCTCGCTCTTGCGCCGCCAGCGGTGCCATTTCTCCAGCCATTGCAACGCTTTTTGCGGCGCGTGCGCGCGCTTCCATTCGCCGGCGGCGTACTTATTGGTTTCTGACAAAGTCGGGTAGATGTGGATAACCCCCAGGATTTTGTTCAGGCCAATGCCATGCTTCATCGCCGTGATGTACTCAGTTATCAACTCACCTGCATGGTGACCGACGATAGTGGCGCCAAGGATTTTGTCTTTTCCGGGGACGGTCAATACTTTTATAAACCCATGGGCTTCACTGTCTGCAATAGCGCGGTCCAAGTCATCAATACCATAACGGGTGACTTCGTAGGGAATATTGCGAGCGATAGCGTCCTGTTCATTCAGTCCGACGCGCGCCACTTCGGGGTCGGTAAAAGTCGCCCAGGGGATCACCCGATAATCCGCTCTGAATTTTCGAAATACGCCAAACAGGCTGTTTACCGCTGCGTACCAGGCTTGATGGGCGGCAGTGTGCGTAAATTGATAGGGACCTGCGACATCGCCCGCTGCATAGATAGTCGGTATTTCTGTCTGTAAGTACTCATTTACTCGTAGCGTTCCATCTTTGTTGACGTTGAGCTGTAGTTTTTCCAGCCCCAGATTGCTGGTGTTGGCTCTGCGCCCGACCGCCAGCAGCACTTTATCGAAGGCGAGCTCTATTTCTTCCCCGTCTTTTTCACAGATTAACAAGCTGCTTCCAGAGGCGTCTCGCTTGAATGCTTTAGCGCTATAGCCCAAGCGCAAGTCAACGCCCTCGTTACGAAAACGCTCTTCCACCACTGCGGATACATCCGCATCTTCTCTTGGCATCAGTCGAGGGGACATGTCCAATTGTGTAACCTTGACGCCGAGGCGCTGAAACGCCTGGGTAAGCTCGCAGCCAATAGGGCCGCCCCCAATGATCAGTAGACGCTCTGGCTTGTCGCGCAGACTCCAGATTGTATCGGAGGTGTAATACTCCACTGAATCCAGGCCAGGAATTGGCGGAACAAAAGGGCGGGCGCCGGTGGCGATGACGATATTGCGTGTTGTCAAAACCTGCCCATTCACCTTTACCCGGTAAGGGTCGAGAATGGTCGCCTCACCTTCGAGACACTCAACGCCCAGGTCGGTGTAACGCTGAACGGAGTCGTGAGGCTCAACCTGTCTGATCACGGACTGCACGCGCTCCATGACGGCGGCGAAATCTACCTTGGGATTACTGGTCTGGACGCCAAACTCGCCAGCGCGTTCGACATAATTGGCGATCTTTGCTGACCGGATTAACGCTTTGCTGGGTACGCATCCCGTGTTCAGGCAGTCTCCGCCCATTTTGTGCTTTTCGATAAGAGTGACTTTGGCCTTTACCGCCGCGGCGATGTAAGACGTCACCAGCCCAGCGGCTCCCGCGCCAATAACCACCAGATTGCGATCAAAATGGGCCGGCTTATCCACCCCCACCAAGGCTTTACGCGCTTTCAGCGCGTCCAGGATGCGTCGGGCGATAAAGGGAAATATTCCCAGCAAGACGAAAGAGGCAATCAGTCCTGGAGTTAAAATGCCTGAAGCGGATTGCACTTGTCCGAGTTGCGTGCCTGCGTTGACGTACACAATGGTGCCGGGGAGCATGCCTAACTGACTGACCCAGAAGAAAGTACGGGTTTTAATTGGCGTCAGTCCCATCACAAGATTAATGACGAAAAACGGAAATAGCGGCACTAAGCGGAGTCCAAACAAGTACATTGCCCCCTCTCGCTCGACGCCGGCGTTAATAGCTTGCAGTGAGTCGCCGAATCTGTCCTGCACCCAGTCGCGCAAGGAAAGACGAGAAACTAAAAAGGCGACAGTGGAGCCGATTACGCTGGCGAAAGACACCAATAAAGTCCCTTCGAACAGGCCGAAAACAGCGCCGCCAACCAGCGTTAAGACGGTCGCCGCCGGCAAAGACAGGCCTGTGACCACCACATAGACGACAAAATAAATGGCGGCGGCGGTGAACGGGTTGGCTGAGGTGTAGGCGGATATCGCCTCCCGTTGCTCCGCAAAATACTCAAGGCTGAAGTAGCGGTTGAGGTCGAACAGGAAAAATGCGCCGATCAGCAACGCCAACAGCAATAACAGGCCAAGTCTTTTTGCTTTCATGTCTTATTTCCGAAACCCAAGGGCGTTAAAAAGTCAGTGATGAAATAGACCTCGTACTGAGGAGAATAGTTCAATTTATCTTGCCTGAAATCCCTTCTCTGAGGTGAGGAAATGGCGTGGCGCTCATGAAAACAAAGGCTTATCATGATGCGATAAATTTTCTGACAGCATAGAGGGCGATTACGTGGCATTTACCCCCCGTCAATATCCGGCTGTGCGCATGAGACGCATGCGTTACGATAGCTTTTCCCGTCGACTGATGCGCGAAACCACGCTTACCGTTGATGATTTGATTTACCCGATGTTCGTTCTTCCCGGTAATGAGAAGGCGCAGAAGATTGATTCTATGCCAGGAATTGAGCGGGTCAATGTCGAGGACTTGCTGCGTGAGGCGGAGGAACTGGTGGGACTGGGGATTCCCGCTATTGCATTGTTTCCTGTGATTCCTGCGGCGGGCAAAAGCGAGAATGCGGCGGAGGCCTATAATCCCGAAGGGCTGGTCCCGACGGCAGTACGAGCGCTTAAAAGCCGTTTTCCTGAGTTGGGTGTGATTACCGATGTCGCCCTCGATCCATACACCACCCATGGGCAAGATGGCCTGATTAACGATAAAGGTTATGTGCTCAATGACGAAACGGTGGAAGTGCTTGTCAAACAAGGCCTCACCCATGCTGAAGCAGGCGCGGATGTTGTAGCTCCCTCGGATATGATGGACGGCCGCATTGGCGAGTTACGCGGCGCCCTGGAAAAACAAAGCTATATTAATACTAGGATACTCGCCTATTCGGCGAAGTATGCGTCCGCTTATTACGGGCCATTCCGCGACGCGGTCGGCTCGGCGGCCAATCTGGGGAAAAGCGATAAATACAGCTATCAGATGGACCCCGCCAACAGCGATGAGGCCATGCAGGAAATCGCGCTGGATTTGGCCGAAGGCGCTGACATGATCATGGTCAAGCCTGGTATGCCCTACCTCGATATAGTGCGCCGAGCCAAATCCGAGTTTCAGGTTCCGACATTTGTGTATCAGGTCAGCGGCGAATACGCCATGCATATGGCGGCGGCCCAGCAGGGCTGGTTGAATGAGACCGCGGTGATGATGGAGTCGCTGATGTGCATCAAGCGCGCCGGCTCCGATGGGATTTTGACCTATTTCGCCAAGAAGGCGGCGCAACATTTAAAACAGACATAACCAACAAACGCTTAAGGATTACAGTTTCATGAGTAGCGATTCGACAACGGTTGCCGTTAATGATGTGTTAGAAGGGGAGGCAGACTCCTCACAGGTCCCTGTGATAGACCTGAACAGTTCCGAGTATTTCTTCAACCGTGAGCTGAGCCATCTGCAGTTTAACGCCCGAGTGTTGAATCAGGTCTTGGATTCCTCCCACCCGCTACTGATGAGGTTGATGTTTTCATGCATATTCAGCAGCAACATGGACGAATTTTTCGAAATTCGTGTGGCGGGCCTTAAGCAACAGATCAAATATGGACGGGAAACGGTCGGCGCTGACGGTATGTCGCCAGCGCAGACGTTACAGCATATCGCAGAGCAGGCGCACAAGCTGGTAGAGCAGCAATACAGTGAGCTGAATGATGTGATGATTCCCGCTCTGGAGCAGGAGAATATCTTCTTCCTGCGCCGCGCGGACTGGACGCCGACCCAGCGAGACTGGGTGGCCCAGTATTTCGAGCGCGAATTGCTGCCAGTCATCAACCCTATCGGACTGGACCCCAGTCACCCCTTTCCCCGTCTGGTCAATAAGAGCCTGAACTTTATCGTTGAGTTGGACGGCAAAGACGCTTTTGGTCGTGAGACAGGCATGGCTATCGTCCCGGCGCCGCGTTCATTACCAAGATTGGTGCGGTTACCAGACGAAGTCTGCGAAGGCGGCGATAACCTGATTTTCCTTTCTTCCGTCATTCACGCTCACGCCGATGATCTGTTCCCTGGCATGACGGTGAAGGGCATGTACCAGTTCCGCATTACTCGTAACGCGGACCTGGTGTTGGAAGAAGACGATATGGAAGACTTGGCGCAGGCATTGCGCGGGGAGCTTCTCAGCCGTCGTTTCGGCGATGCGGTGCGGTTGGAGGTGGCGGATAACTGCCCTGAGGAACTGGTGCAGTTTCTATTGCAGGAGTTTGGCCTGACGGAAACCGAATGTTATCGCGTCGCGGGTCCTGTAAATCTGACGCGCTTGCTTGCCGTAAATGACTTTGTTAACCGGCCTGATCTGCAGTACCCAGGGTTCACTCCTGGATTACCCAAAGAAATGCGGCATAAAGAGAACCTGTTCGAGGTCGTCGCCAAACAGGATATTCTGCTGCTGCATCCATTTCAGAGCTTTACGCCGGTCATTGACCTCCTGCGTCAGGCTGCGAAAGATCCTAACGTGCTGGCCATTCGCCAGACGCTGTATCGCTCCGGCAGCCAGTCTGAAATCGTCGCGGCTTTGGTTGACGCCGCCCGCCGCGGTAAGGAAGTGACAGCGGTTATCGAGCTGCGCGCCCGCTTCGACGAGGCGGAAAACCTGGAGTTGGCGAGTCGCTTGCAGGAGGCCGGGGTTATTGTGGTGTATGGCGTGGTGGGTTTTAAAACTCACGCGAAAATGATTCTGATTGTCCGTCGCGAAGAAGGCCAGCTGCGCCGCTATGTTCACTTGGGCACCGGCAACTACCACGCCAGCAACGCCAGACTTTACACGGACTACAGCCTGCTGACCGCGGAGAACGCCCTGTGTGAGGATGTGCACAGGATATTCCTGCAGCTGACCGGAATG is drawn from Hahella sp. KA22 and contains these coding sequences:
- the ppk1 gene encoding polyphosphate kinase 1 produces the protein MSSDSTTVAVNDVLEGEADSSQVPVIDLNSSEYFFNRELSHLQFNARVLNQVLDSSHPLLMRLMFSCIFSSNMDEFFEIRVAGLKQQIKYGRETVGADGMSPAQTLQHIAEQAHKLVEQQYSELNDVMIPALEQENIFFLRRADWTPTQRDWVAQYFERELLPVINPIGLDPSHPFPRLVNKSLNFIVELDGKDAFGRETGMAIVPAPRSLPRLVRLPDEVCEGGDNLIFLSSVIHAHADDLFPGMTVKGMYQFRITRNADLVLEEDDMEDLAQALRGELLSRRFGDAVRLEVADNCPEELVQFLLQEFGLTETECYRVAGPVNLTRLLAVNDFVNRPDLQYPGFTPGLPKEMRHKENLFEVVAKQDILLLHPFQSFTPVIDLLRQAAKDPNVLAIRQTLYRSGSQSEIVAALVDAARRGKEVTAVIELRARFDEAENLELASRLQEAGVIVVYGVVGFKTHAKMILIVRREEGQLRRYVHLGTGNYHASNARLYTDYSLLTAENALCEDVHRIFLQLTGMGKALKIRKLFHAPFTLHDKLLGLISREAENAKAGKEAYILAKFNALTEPKVITALYEASQAGVRIDLLIRGICCLRPGVPGVSENIQVRSVVGRFLEHTRAFYFHNHGKYEVYASSADWMVRNLLNRVETCFPIERKELAERIKSELDAYLRDNSNAWLLQSDGSYERKAIEEGEERFNAQNFLLTQLASV
- a CDS encoding DUF3592 domain-containing protein — protein: MDVLILLMGLTLITAGWVLIWEFTRFLHCAYAVQGRVVSLEPGYGMRKKMAQPGKASYSFFPVIEYQWQGDRIRFTSLDDKCIAGLQIGDQVQLSFSRSRRKHTRIGRLVALMIASMTMLVAGILGGAMLLGQQVDVIHILLGSVVLAICLFIIVLYLRQQDETAADSVHHVRRRVLNCVFLQEPTNVCHWRALFTNRRQRRRIWASRVLGGGCLATGAFLFAAAFFLGGAGLAPQLSGGDYTADAEFVQPAASRVVQHTVIRN
- a CDS encoding TetR/AcrR family transcriptional regulator, with the protein product MAYRETEKVRARKETIKLRLFKAAEELISEAGFKGASVAAIAARAGVATGTVYRYFPDKSTLCAEVFRHVTQREVDQVAASLNASGDIDVRLRLAIATFARRALRGRRLAYALIAEPVDPVLDQERLNYRQAYAELFSQTIAEGVKSAALRPQNPEVSGAALVGALAESLIGPLAEQIKSYVPGLSSDMQPPITADHPIVMDIAEFCINAIGPIPKH
- the hemB gene encoding porphobilinogen synthase, translating into MAFTPRQYPAVRMRRMRYDSFSRRLMRETTLTVDDLIYPMFVLPGNEKAQKIDSMPGIERVNVEDLLREAEELVGLGIPAIALFPVIPAAGKSENAAEAYNPEGLVPTAVRALKSRFPELGVITDVALDPYTTHGQDGLINDKGYVLNDETVEVLVKQGLTHAEAGADVVAPSDMMDGRIGELRGALEKQSYINTRILAYSAKYASAYYGPFRDAVGSAANLGKSDKYSYQMDPANSDEAMQEIALDLAEGADMIMVKPGMPYLDIVRRAKSEFQVPTFVYQVSGEYAMHMAAAQQGWLNETAVMMESLMCIKRAGSDGILTYFAKKAAQHLKQT
- a CDS encoding DUF1631 family protein, which produces MQNNKRQHPRYSLQHEALIVAKGFTPASCGVANICAGGMLLSDIDSEKLAHHLREKPDCRVEVHIFCQYNGSEHHLRLLADTRRVEGRKVGIEFLQSQPQLVEMMLKIRQSAPNMPSYTTRSKRQKLKEWFENAAERLIGNMLETFFTNIETELNTRIASSAVLRDINAFRDAKVLFTQGRKKFKKDFIEHWHQELDLLFGSRPMGEWTSSELELVDKTQFEDWLEVQMVATAVANRQRTRLFMLNQMISQVSGKDIDDRWNPIGPAVLCQCLHYAVNSLQTPDPAKPVLYLAFERLLTRELGDSSDEFIDMFKSHGLKAVPLDQMRTNWSEGRSKQRSPEPKITEGAASDLESLDFSQDAPVASAPLHPRMRAPRGSILSLVRMQRGGYTPSRGVSEPGADYEYGATQLLQDLQQNQRELLGSLAQQDGTIREVVEIMAEGGRVHMPSDSQEVWDRVDLVDRIFAPLSSRNMPTELKGLINQLRMPLLFLLLKDSTFLDDSRHPARSVLNHFMALASADRVSSKSLEKVLNEVIDELSAGRLDAALLESVSSRLEQLVERQERAFVRNAERIAKTCEGRDRLKRARKAVSRRISTLLAGAQVADVVLELLAAGWENFMVLALLKEGGDSDSVADYFAVIEQLHDWLGKDNDSEDLAFERELEGPAMLDLIDKELASSPDPQKASAVCKKLRAIFADDLAVTYTLVAAYPTAEEADEIGAESDSELAERWQERAHQLQVGDWVEMCEADTTQRMRLVWVGEDAYKFVFLTPQGLHEVHLDYSDLVTKLDRGQLARVQEGEVPFVDQSLYSIVQDLYHKMAIQAVHDPLTGCMHRHEFEKQLQYLATWVKNNDETAALIVFDIDQFGAINSNYGNAIGDRLLRDFSLLVDSWLDELRIELKLGRIGGNEFALLVSPASQDVALDAAERVCKQFSKHRFEAGEGHFSAALSVGVVMINGGSTDASALLNHASLACRSAKRAGGSRVKLFLEEDRDQVFQQEVLHWVSRIDQAIDDCDLWLRAQRIQSMDKSSDEHFYEILLGLNDQNGKPISPAAFIEAGERYKRSIYIDRWVVDNVLAWMRANPAKLENMGGFTINLSGHSLSDDGFLEFLEGHFRKGGFPAQKVCFEITETAAVASLHYTADFIRELKRTGCRFALDDFGTGFSSYAYLQSLPVDFLKIDGVFVRDIHENMTNYAMVRSINELGRFMGMATIAECVESVEVLEALSEIGVDWVQGYIVSKPIPLLDL
- a CDS encoding FAD-dependent oxidoreductase, coding for MKAKRLGLLLLLALLIGAFFLFDLNRYFSLEYFAEQREAISAYTSANPFTAAAIYFVVYVVVTGLSLPAATVLTLVGGAVFGLFEGTLLVSFASVIGSTVAFLVSRLSLRDWVQDRFGDSLQAINAGVEREGAMYLFGLRLVPLFPFFVINLVMGLTPIKTRTFFWVSQLGMLPGTIVYVNAGTQLGQVQSASGILTPGLIASFVLLGIFPFIARRILDALKARKALVGVDKPAHFDRNLVVIGAGAAGLVTSYIAAAVKAKVTLIEKHKMGGDCLNTGCVPSKALIRSAKIANYVERAGEFGVQTSNPKVDFAAVMERVQSVIRQVEPHDSVQRYTDLGVECLEGEATILDPYRVKVNGQVLTTRNIVIATGARPFVPPIPGLDSVEYYTSDTIWSLRDKPERLLIIGGGPIGCELTQAFQRLGVKVTQLDMSPRLMPREDADVSAVVEERFRNEGVDLRLGYSAKAFKRDASGSSLLICEKDGEEIELAFDKVLLAVGRRANTSNLGLEKLQLNVNKDGTLRVNEYLQTEIPTIYAAGDVAGPYQFTHTAAHQAWYAAVNSLFGVFRKFRADYRVIPWATFTDPEVARVGLNEQDAIARNIPYEVTRYGIDDLDRAIADSEAHGFIKVLTVPGKDKILGATIVGHHAGELITEYITAMKHGIGLNKILGVIHIYPTLSETNKYAAGEWKRAHAPQKALQWLEKWHRWRRKSETDMSSALGRSNNEV